Proteins from one Acropora muricata isolate sample 2 chromosome 9, ASM3666990v1, whole genome shotgun sequence genomic window:
- the LOC136929811 gene encoding caspase-3-like isoform X2 has translation MNDEHRQLLRQKREKFLRDLDAKRAASKLYSRGIFSEEDKDEVNAKKTNYQQREEVLDILPRKGPKAFLVFCDILHEISEHLEAELRPVQEEEKCTENTDGSLDKEPLAAARSPTEGGDESDARLMSLFGGGGVPAKPTGDAVDTETIYKMSRAPRGIAIIINNKNFLRSSGMDKYPRNGTDVDRDALERLFKSLKFEVKIYNNITKYEIRRIAKEMAALDHSDYDAFIFSILTHGEEGLLYGTDGTISTRDLTSAFKDATTLAGKPKLFFFQACQGHEYMDGMDATDGPQASSKVSVPSEADFLYAYSTVPGYYSWRNSVNGSWFIQSLTEVFEENAERMDILRMLTRVNAKVSTFKSRTGDYYSDSKRQVSSIVSMLRKELYFFPEKVTEQN, from the exons ATGAATGACGAACACAGACAATTATTGCGTCAAAAACGAGAAAAATTTCTGAGAGATCTAGATGCAAAAAGAGCGGCATCTAAGCTTTATAGCAGAGGTATTTTCAGTGAAGAAGACAAGGACGAAGTCAACGCGAAGAAGACTAATTACCAACAACGTGAAGAAGTTTTGGATATACTACCCCGAAAAGGACCCAAGGCTTTCCTTGTATTTTGTGATATCTTGCATGAGATTTCCGAGCACTTAGAGGCTGAACTTAGGCCGGTGCAAGAAGAAG AAAAATGTACTGAGAATACAGATGGGTCACTTGACAAAGAGCCTCTGGCAGCTGCTCGATCTCCCACAG AGGGTGGTGATGAATCAGATGCCAGATTGATGAGTTTATTTGGCGGCGGCGGAGTACCTGCCAAGCCCACAGGGGACGCTGTTGACActgaaacaatttacaaaatGAGTCGTGCACCAAGAGGAATTGCTATCATCATTAATAACAAGAATTTCCTGAGATCTTCAGGAATGGATAAGTATCCCCGCAACGGCACTGATGTCGACCGGGATGCCCTGGAGAGGTTGTTCAAGTCTCTAAAGTTTGAGGTCAAAATCTACAACAATATAACAAAATATGAGATAAGAAGGATAGCCAAAGAAATGGCCGCGTTGGATCATTCTGATTATGATGCATTCATCTTCTCCATTCTGACGCATGGTGAAGAAGGTCTCCTTTACGGAACAGATGGTACCATTTCCACCAGGGATCTCACCTCTGCGTTTAAGGATGCTACCACTTTGGCTGGAAAGCCAAAGTTGTTCTTCTTTCAAGCTTGCCAAG GCCATGAATACATGGATGGAATGGATGCGACCGATGGCCCTCAGGCGAGCAGTAAGGTGTCTGTACCTTCGGAGGCCGATTTCCTCTACGCCTACTCCACTGTGCCCGGTTACTACTCCTGGAGGAATTCTGTCAATGGCTCCTGGTTCATCCAGTCGCTGACCGAGGTGTTCGAAGAAAATGCTGAGCGCATGGATATCCTGCGAATGCTGACCCGTGTTAACGCTAAGGTGTCCACCTTCAAGTCTCGCACCGGCGATTATTACTCGGATAGCAAACGTCAGGTGTCTAGCATTGTCTCCATGCTTCGCAAGGAACTGTATTTCTTCCCCGAGAAAGTCACTGAACAGAACTAA
- the LOC136929811 gene encoding caspase-3-like isoform X3 produces the protein MNDEHRQLLRQKREKFLRDLDAKRAASKLYSRGIFSEEDKDEVNAKKTNYQQREEVLDILPRKGPKAFLVFCDILHEISEHLEAELRPVQEEEKCTENTDGSLDKEPLAAARSPTENGDKSDGRLLGRLGGGVPAKPTEDAVDTETIYKMSRAPRGIAIIINNKNFLRSSGMDKYPRNGTDADRDALEKLFKSLKFEVRIYNDITKYQIRGIAKEMAALDHSDYDAFIFSILTHGEEGLLYGTDGIISTRDLTSTFKDATTLAGKPKMFFFQACQGYEYMDGMDVPDGPQASSKVSVPAEADFLYAYSTVPGYYSWRNSVNGSWFIQSLTKIFEENAEHMDILRMLTRVNARVSTFKSNTRERYSNSKRQVSSIVSMLRKELYFFPEKVTEQN, from the exons ATGAATGACGAACACAGACAATTATTGCGTCAAAAACGAGAAAAATTTCTGAGAGATCTAGATGCAAAAAGAGCGGCATCTAAGCTTTATAGCAGAGGTATTTTCAGTGAAGAAGACAAGGACGAAGTCAACGCGAAGAAGACTAATTACCAACAACGTGAAGAAGTTTTGGATATACTACCCCGAAAAGGACCCAAGGCTTTCCTTGTATTTTGTGATATCTTGCATGAGATTTCCGAGCACTTAGAGGCTGAACTTAGGCCGGTGCAAGAAGAAG AAAAATGTACTGAGAATACAGATGGGTCACTTGACAAAGAGCCTCTGGCAGCTGCTCGATCTCCCACAG AGAACGGTGACAAATCAGATGGCAGACTTTTAGGACGTTTAGGCGGCGGAGTACCTGCCAAGCCCACAGAGGACGCTGTTGACActgaaacaatttacaaaatGAGTCGTGCACCAAGAGGAATTGCTATCATCATTAATAACAAGAATTTCCTGAGATCTTCAGGAATGGATAAGTATCCCCGCAACGGCACTGATGCCGACCGGGATGCTCTGGAGAAGTTGTTCAAGTCTCTAAAGTTTGAGGTCAGAATCTACAATGACATAACAAAATATCAGATAAGGGGGATAGCCAAAGAAATGGCCGCGTTGGATCATTCTGATTATGATGCATTCATCTTCTCCATTCTGACGCATGGTGAAGAGGGTCTCCTTTACGGAACAGATGGTATCATTTCCACCAGGGATCTCACCTCTACGTTTAAGGATGCTACCACTTTGGCTGGAAAGCCAAAGATGTTCTTCTTTCAGGCCTGCCAAG GCTATGAATACATGGATGGAATGGATGTGCCTGATGGCCCTCAGGCGAGCAGCAAGGTGTCTGTACCTGCGGAGGCCGATTTTTTATACGCTTACTCCACCGTACCCGGTTACTACTCCTGGAGGAATTCTGTCAATGGCTCCTGGTTCATCCAGTCACTGACCAAGATATTCGAAGAAAATGCTGAGCACATGGATATCCTGCGAATGCTGACCCGTGTTAACGCGAGGGTGTCCACCTTTAAGTCTAACACCCGCGAACGTTACTCGAATAGCAAACGTCAAGTTTCCAGCATTGTCTCCATGCTTCGCAAGGAACTGTATTTCTTCCCCGAGAAAGTCACTGAACAGAACTAA
- the LOC136929811 gene encoding caspase-3-like isoform X1, translated as MNDEHRQLLRQKREKFLRDLDAKRAASKLYSRGIFSEEDKDEVNAKKTNYQQREEVLDILPRKGPKAFLVFCDILHEISEHLEAELRPVQEEEKCTENTDGSLDKEPLAAARSPTGESNIQNHSVEDDLDVDGLFKFGSYNLNKASKQLNTATMYKMTSTPRGIAVIISNKNFLESSGQHFSSREGTEVDREALKRLFKILQFKVEIYNNQTKAGIRRIAVEMAAFDHSKYDAFIFAVLSHGREGVVYGTDDIIPIRDITSSFTQCRSLAGKPKIFFFQACQGDAFMDGLDIPDAPLQHADNLSVPVEADFIYAYSTVPGYYAWRNSTEGSWFIKSVVKVFGENAYNMEILQMLTRVNNLISTYKSRHPIAPDKRQVSTTVSMLTKDLYFFPQRYK; from the exons ATGAATGACGAACACAGACAATTATTGCGTCAAAAACGAGAAAAATTTCTGAGAGATCTAGATGCAAAAAGAGCGGCATCTAAGCTTTATAGCAGAGGTATTTTCAGTGAAGAAGACAAGGACGAAGTCAACGCGAAGAAGACTAATTACCAACAACGTGAAGAAGTTTTGGATATACTACCCCGAAAAGGACCCAAGGCTTTCCTTGTATTTTGTGATATCTTGCATGAGATTTCCGAGCACTTAGAGGCTGAACTTAGGCCGGTGCAAGAAGAAG AAAAATGTACTGAGAATACAGATGGGTCACTTGACAAAGAGCCTCTGGCAGCTGCTCGATCTCCCACAG GTGAAAGCAACATTCAAAATCATTCCGTGGAAGATGACCTAGATGTGGACGGTCTTTTCAAATTTGGAAGCTACAACTTAAACAAGGCATCCAAGCAACTCAACACAGCCACAATGTACAAAATGACCAGCACACCCAGGGGCATTGCGGTTATCATCAGTAACAAGAACTTCCTTGAGTCGTCAGGGCAGCATTTTTCTTCACGGGAAGGTACAGAAGTGGACCGCGAAGCTCTGAAGAGGCTTTTCAAGATATTGCAGTTCAAAGTGGAAATTTATAACAACCAAACCAAAGCTGGAATCAGACGTATTGCAGTGGAGATGGCTGCGTTTGACCACTCCAAGTATGATGCCTTTATCTTTGCTGTTCTGAGTCATGGAAGGGAGGGAGTGGTATATGGAACTGATGACATCATTCCTATCAGGGATATCACATCTTCTTTTACCCAGTGCAGGTCTCTTGCTGGGAAaccaaaaattttctttttccaagcTTGTCAAG GTGATGCCTTCATGGATGGGCTAGATATCCCTGATGCACCTCTACAGCATGCAGATAATTTGTCTGTCCCTGTTGAAGCAGATTTCATTTATGCCTATTCAACTGTCCCTGGTTACTATGCTTGGAGAAATAGCACGGAAGGGTCCTGGTTCATCAAATCTGTGGTCAAGGTATTTGGAGAGAATGCATACAACATGGAAATCCTTCAGATGTTAACTAGGGTCAACAATCTGATATCAACTTACAAGTCACGGCATCCAATAGCCCCTGACAAGAGGCAAGTTAGTACAACTGTCTCCATGCTTACAAAGGATCTATATTTCTTTCCACAAAGATATAAATAA